In Spirochaeta thermophila DSM 6578, the following proteins share a genomic window:
- a CDS encoding helix-turn-helix domain-containing protein, whose amino-acid sequence MSLKELKRAEVLGKMESQGLTNEQVAQILGVSKRQVQRWKKRLREGGSRDCGMGTEANRRGIGRRRSFGRGW is encoded by the coding sequence ATGAGTCTAAAGGAATTAAAACGAGCGGAAGTGTTGGGGAAGATGGAAAGCCAAGGTCTGACGAACGAGCAGGTAGCGCAGATCTTAGGGGTGAGCAAACGGCAGGTGCAGCGGTGGAAGAAGAGGCTCCGGGAAGGGGGATCGCGGGATTGCGGCATGGGAACCGAGGCAAACCGTCGGGGAATCGGAAGGAGGAGGAGTTTCGGCAGAGGGTGGTGA
- a CDS encoding ISNCY family transposase, which produces MEEEAPGRGIAGLRHGNRGKPSGNRKEEEFRQRVVSRYRERYGDFGPTFASEQLAKEGLEVDHETLRRWLLEEGIWARKKRRKPYRSRRKRRACFGELVQFDGSPHDWFEGRRSACCLMVMVDDATGITYARFSEQETSAAAMQLLWGWVEQYGIPMSLYCDLKNGYKTLREPTLEEQLAGKEPKTAFERACDKLGVQIVSAYSPQAKGRVERRNGILQDRLVKELRLAGICTIEEANRYLWETFLPQFNERFAVEAEDSQDVHVRCTKETKLKEIFCFEANRVVQNDYTIYYERQVLQIKNDKGFLPRPKQKVLVRKYLDETISLFHENRELKYERVTPARRTKQRAG; this is translated from the coding sequence GTGGAAGAAGAGGCTCCGGGAAGGGGGATCGCGGGATTGCGGCATGGGAACCGAGGCAAACCGTCGGGGAATCGGAAGGAGGAGGAGTTTCGGCAGAGGGTGGTGAGTAGGTATCGGGAGAGGTACGGGGATTTTGGGCCGACGTTTGCGAGCGAGCAGTTGGCGAAGGAAGGTCTTGAGGTGGATCACGAGACGCTACGCAGGTGGCTGCTGGAGGAAGGAATCTGGGCGAGGAAGAAGAGGAGGAAGCCGTACCGAAGCCGGAGGAAACGGCGGGCCTGTTTTGGGGAGCTGGTTCAGTTTGACGGGTCCCCGCATGATTGGTTTGAAGGACGGCGCAGTGCCTGTTGCTTGATGGTGATGGTGGATGATGCGACGGGGATCACGTATGCGCGGTTCAGTGAACAGGAGACGAGCGCTGCGGCGATGCAGCTGCTGTGGGGCTGGGTGGAGCAGTATGGGATCCCGATGAGTCTGTACTGTGACTTGAAAAACGGCTACAAGACGCTGCGGGAACCGACGCTGGAGGAACAGTTGGCGGGCAAAGAGCCGAAAACCGCATTCGAGCGGGCGTGCGACAAACTGGGGGTACAGATCGTGAGTGCGTATTCGCCGCAAGCGAAAGGGCGGGTGGAACGGCGGAACGGGATTCTGCAGGATCGGTTGGTGAAGGAACTGCGTCTTGCGGGGATTTGTACGATCGAGGAGGCGAACCGGTACTTGTGGGAGACGTTCCTGCCTCAGTTCAACGAACGCTTTGCGGTAGAAGCGGAAGACTCGCAGGACGTGCATGTGCGATGTACCAAAGAAACGAAGCTGAAAGAGATCTTTTGCTTTGAAGCGAATCGAGTGGTACAAAACGATTACACAATCTACTATGAGAGGCAGGTGCTGCAGATCAAGAACGACAAAGGCTTCCTTCCTCGGCCGAAACAGAAGGTCCTGGTTCGAAAATACCTGGATGAAACGATCTCCCTGTTCCATGAGAATAGGGAGTTGAAGTATGAGCGGGTAACTCCTGCACGGCGCACCAAACAGCGGGCAGGATGA
- a CDS encoding HEPN domain-containing protein: MTRWKDWWTQAEADLRHAQHSLEAGDYEWACFAAHQAAEKALKAVYAHRLQPVWGHTITYMLQHLKEEGVEIPPPLIEAACVLDKHYIPTRYPNGLPEGAPTEFYTRKEAEDALRYSEEILRFARHLLG, from the coding sequence ATGACTCGCTGGAAAGACTGGTGGACCCAGGCCGAGGCCGACCTGCGGCATGCGCAGCACTCCCTCGAAGCGGGCGACTACGAGTGGGCGTGCTTTGCGGCTCATCAGGCAGCCGAAAAGGCGCTGAAGGCGGTCTACGCCCACCGCCTTCAGCCGGTATGGGGCCATACTATCACGTATATGCTCCAGCACCTGAAAGAGGAGGGGGTAGAGATCCCTCCCCCTCTCATCGAGGCTGCATGCGTCCTCGACAAACACTACATCCCCACCCGGTACCCCAATGGTCTTCCGGAAGGGGCTCCCACCGAGTTCTACACACGAAAGGAGGCAGAGGATGCCCTCCGCTATTCAGAGGAGATCCTTCGGTTCGCTCGTCATCTACTCGGTTGA
- a CDS encoding nucleotidyltransferase domain-containing protein, translating to MPSAIQRRSFGSLVIYSVDRTLIHRALDDYVKKLQQRPEVEAVVLFGSFNTDRFGVGSDVDILVVVRDTPVPFFDRSAHYRPEEFPVDIDVFVYTVEEVRRGQPLARTALEGGTVLWAREGMDVKALITG from the coding sequence ATGCCCTCCGCTATTCAGAGGAGATCCTTCGGTTCGCTCGTCATCTACTCGGTTGATCGCACCCTCATCCACCGCGCGCTGGATGACTACGTGAAGAAGCTCCAGCAGCGGCCCGAGGTGGAGGCAGTGGTGCTGTTCGGCTCGTTCAACACCGATCGGTTCGGCGTGGGGAGCGATGTGGACATCCTCGTGGTGGTGAGGGACACCCCGGTGCCGTTCTTCGACCGTTCGGCACACTACCGACCGGAGGAGTTCCCTGTAGACATCGATGTGTTCGTTTACACCGTCGAAGAGGTTCGACGAGGACAGCCCCTCGCTCGCACGGCGCTCGAGGGGGGTACCGTCCTGTGGGCGCGGGAGGGGATGGACGTGAAGGCCCTCATCACGGGGTGA
- a CDS encoding ATP-binding cassette domain-containing protein yields MALLSVRHLSLTKEGKTILHDVCLDIEPGYVYAVVGPNGAGKSSLAAVIMGLHGYREIEGEIIFEGERINDLSIDERARRGITLAWQEPARFDGLPVREYLRLSAKGHSDEEAEQALMLVGLDPARYLTRKVDQTLSGGERKRVELAAVVAMRPKLALLDEPDSGVDIDAVERIFDVIRYLKEQGTTVVLVTHSAHVLTHADRAFLMCNGKLLREGTVEEILPYFSSRCYPCNHPNSPVPGEVGSA; encoded by the coding sequence ATGGCACTCCTTTCGGTTCGTCACCTCTCCCTCACAAAAGAGGGAAAGACCATTCTCCATGATGTGTGCCTCGATATCGAACCAGGGTATGTGTACGCCGTGGTAGGGCCCAACGGTGCCGGCAAGAGCAGCCTGGCGGCGGTGATCATGGGACTCCACGGGTACCGGGAGATAGAAGGAGAGATCATCTTCGAGGGAGAACGAATCAACGACCTCTCCATCGACGAGCGTGCACGCCGGGGCATCACCCTGGCGTGGCAGGAGCCGGCCCGGTTCGACGGCCTCCCGGTTCGTGAGTACTTAAGGCTTTCGGCAAAGGGGCACAGTGACGAAGAGGCAGAGCAGGCCCTCATGCTGGTGGGGCTCGACCCTGCCCGGTACCTCACACGGAAGGTCGATCAGACGCTCTCGGGCGGCGAGCGCAAGCGGGTGGAACTGGCCGCCGTGGTGGCGATGCGGCCAAAGTTGGCCTTACTGGATGAGCCCGACTCGGGTGTGGATATCGATGCGGTGGAGCGGATCTTCGATGTCATCAGGTATCTCAAGGAACAGGGGACCACTGTGGTGCTGGTGACCCACAGTGCGCATGTGCTCACACATGCCGACCGGGCATTTCTCATGTGCAACGGAAAGCTTCTCAGGGAGGGTACGGTGGAAGAGATTCTCCCCTACTTTTCTTCGCGGTGTTACCCCTGCAATCATCCCAACAGTCCTGTTCCCGGTGAGGTAGGCAGCGCATGA
- a CDS encoding SufB/SufD family protein gives MSTNDDRALLEALLTSIRAPHYAPDQAHLEIHGGRVVGQGLVEGLEVVTAPLQVEGGEGIRVQVRVKEGVAIEKPVHLCFGMTGERGVQKIDMEIEVEKGSSVAFQAHCTFPQAKDIHHLMDARIVIGEGARYRYVEKHIHGPEGGVVVIPKTKVKVEKGGSFFSEFYLVEGCAGKVDLDYEVEAEAESSVDLRTYVYGKLRDTIRVREASFLNGKDAVAVLMSHIAVKDEAKAEVVNELTARAPGARGHVDCKEIVQDRAVARAVPLIQVEDPAAHITHEAAIGSVDSKQLQTLMARGLSEEEATDVIIRALFTEE, from the coding sequence ATGAGCACCAACGACGACAGGGCCCTGCTCGAGGCCCTTCTGACCTCCATTCGCGCACCTCACTATGCCCCCGATCAGGCCCACCTTGAAATCCACGGTGGTCGGGTGGTGGGCCAGGGCCTGGTGGAGGGGCTGGAGGTGGTGACTGCGCCCCTCCAGGTAGAAGGCGGAGAGGGGATCCGGGTACAGGTGCGTGTAAAGGAAGGGGTTGCCATAGAAAAGCCCGTGCATCTATGCTTCGGCATGACCGGAGAGCGGGGGGTACAGAAGATCGACATGGAGATAGAGGTGGAGAAGGGCTCCTCGGTGGCCTTTCAGGCCCACTGCACCTTTCCACAGGCAAAGGATATTCACCACCTCATGGATGCGCGCATCGTCATTGGCGAAGGGGCACGCTATCGGTATGTGGAGAAACACATTCACGGCCCTGAAGGCGGGGTGGTGGTGATCCCCAAAACAAAAGTAAAGGTAGAGAAAGGGGGGAGCTTCTTCAGCGAGTTCTATCTGGTGGAGGGGTGCGCCGGAAAGGTCGACCTGGACTACGAGGTGGAGGCAGAGGCAGAAAGCAGTGTCGATCTGCGCACCTATGTGTACGGCAAGCTCAGGGATACCATCAGGGTGCGAGAGGCTTCCTTCCTCAACGGAAAGGATGCGGTGGCAGTGCTTATGAGCCACATTGCGGTGAAAGACGAGGCAAAGGCAGAGGTGGTAAATGAGCTTACTGCCCGTGCACCCGGGGCGAGGGGGCACGTGGACTGCAAGGAGATCGTCCAGGACAGGGCCGTCGCCCGGGCCGTGCCGCTCATTCAGGTGGAGGACCCTGCGGCCCACATTACCCACGAGGCCGCGATAGGTTCGGTCGATTCAAAACAGCTCCAGACCCTCATGGCCCGAGGGCTCTCAGAGGAAGAGGCCACCGACGTGATCATCAGGGCACTGTTCACAGAGGAGTAG
- a CDS encoding discoidin domain-containing protein encodes MKGWTRPLAFGLLVALVLAGCAVTGGAVKEGAQPAAAAGPSEAETDPYAGYKNLALGRPIKANNHIYQFTADKAVDGDVLTYWEGGPNKYPNEVVVDLGAVHTIKAIRIKLNPARIWQPRKQTFEILISDDGENFSVLAPSAEYAFHPVQNKNTVTIPVEGQGRYLKVVFTANTEATAGQIGELEVFGE; translated from the coding sequence ATGAAAGGATGGACTCGTCCTCTTGCCTTTGGCCTGCTCGTTGCCTTGGTGCTTGCAGGATGTGCGGTCACCGGCGGTGCCGTGAAGGAAGGCGCCCAGCCTGCAGCCGCAGCAGGCCCTTCTGAAGCCGAGACCGATCCCTACGCAGGGTACAAGAACCTCGCGCTCGGAAGACCCATCAAGGCCAACAACCACATCTACCAGTTCACCGCCGACAAGGCCGTGGATGGCGATGTACTCACCTACTGGGAAGGCGGGCCGAACAAGTATCCCAACGAGGTGGTGGTGGACCTGGGTGCTGTACACACCATCAAGGCCATCCGCATCAAACTCAATCCTGCACGCATCTGGCAGCCGAGAAAGCAGACCTTTGAGATTCTCATAAGCGACGACGGGGAGAACTTCAGCGTGCTCGCACCATCGGCCGAGTACGCCTTCCACCCGGTCCAGAACAAGAACACCGTGACCATACCTGTGGAAGGCCAGGGTAGGTATCTCAAGGTGGTGTTCACCGCCAACACCGAGGCCACCGCAGGTCAGATAGGCGAGCTCGAAGTCTTCGGTGAATAG
- a CDS encoding glycoside hydrolase family 71/99-like protein: protein MESRKGIVRSMILPVVLLLLGTVVLVSLLGCKTVYSPEADEKLVDEALGRIRIETPPNRNVTRPLVLAHYMPWYEAVVDPDHPENEYFGWHWHMGFFDPYTVGPDGKREIASHYYPLTGPYDSRDPDLIEYQLLLMKMAGIDGVIVDWYGIKDALDYGFIHEATQALFHKIEEAGLKFVVCYEDQTIRHMIDTDYLKSTEAVAHGKEVFSWLEANWFQSPSYVKIEGRPVVMVFGPQYFTSASEWDEIFSGLAVRPYLVTLDAHLENSADTLYPWPPMYLSGGGELSILKVVDYLNGFYAKTNQKEHLIATAFPRFHDIYREAGVGPSYGYLADLAGGTFHVTFTAAVKSVPDIIQIATWNDYGEGTVIEPTEEYGYRDLEYLQEWRKSVEAGFPFSKADLRIPLGIFTLRKQGNTDPRIDHLVSAVFAGQVETARSLAQELGL from the coding sequence ATGGAATCCAGAAAGGGGATTGTACGTTCGATGATCCTACCCGTTGTTCTTCTTCTCCTTGGAACCGTTGTCCTCGTTTCGCTGCTCGGGTGCAAGACCGTTTACAGCCCCGAGGCAGACGAGAAGCTCGTTGACGAGGCCCTCGGGAGGATACGCATAGAGACGCCTCCCAACAGGAACGTGACCCGGCCGCTCGTGCTCGCGCACTACATGCCCTGGTACGAGGCTGTGGTTGATCCCGATCATCCCGAGAACGAGTACTTCGGCTGGCACTGGCACATGGGCTTTTTTGATCCGTACACCGTTGGTCCCGACGGCAAGCGGGAGATCGCCTCGCACTACTATCCCCTCACCGGGCCGTACGACTCACGTGATCCGGATCTCATCGAGTACCAGCTCCTGCTCATGAAGATGGCGGGGATAGATGGTGTGATCGTGGACTGGTACGGCATCAAAGACGCCCTCGACTACGGGTTCATCCACGAGGCCACCCAGGCCCTTTTTCATAAGATCGAAGAGGCGGGGCTCAAGTTTGTGGTCTGTTACGAGGATCAGACCATCCGCCACATGATCGACACAGACTACCTCAAGTCCACCGAGGCGGTGGCCCATGGGAAGGAGGTCTTCTCCTGGCTCGAGGCCAACTGGTTCCAGAGTCCTTCCTACGTGAAGATAGAGGGAAGGCCGGTGGTGATGGTCTTCGGACCCCAGTACTTCACCTCGGCCTCCGAGTGGGACGAGATATTCTCGGGCCTTGCCGTCAGGCCCTATCTCGTGACCCTGGATGCACACCTGGAGAACTCCGCCGATACCCTCTATCCCTGGCCTCCCATGTACCTCTCGGGTGGGGGAGAACTGAGCATCCTCAAGGTGGTCGACTACCTCAACGGTTTCTACGCCAAGACCAACCAGAAGGAGCACCTCATTGCCACCGCCTTCCCGAGATTCCATGACATCTATCGCGAGGCGGGTGTGGGGCCGAGCTACGGGTATCTCGCCGATCTCGCGGGAGGCACCTTCCACGTGACCTTCACCGCAGCCGTGAAGTCGGTGCCGGACATCATCCAGATTGCCACATGGAACGATTACGGAGAAGGAACGGTGATAGAGCCCACAGAGGAGTACGGCTACCGCGACCTGGAGTACCTCCAGGAGTGGCGGAAATCGGTGGAAGCGGGCTTCCCCTTCTCCAAAGCCGATCTTCGCATTCCACTTGGGATCTTCACACTGAGGAAGCAGGGCAACACCGATCCACGGATCGACCATCTCGTCTCCGCGGTGTTCGCAGGCCAGGTGGAGACGGCCAGGAGCCTCGCACAAGAGCTTGGGCTTTGA
- the pgmB gene encoding beta-phosphoglucomutase: protein MSRIEGFEPERDLLPWCKGAIFDLDGVIVDTARYHYLAWRRLAEELGFEFTPEHNERLKGVSRMRSLEILLEVGGISVSPEEKQQLAEKKNHWYVEYISALTPDALLPGAREFLTWLRERGVKIALGSASKNAPLILDRLGITGLFDAVVDGTMVEKAKPDPEVFLKGAGLMDVDPRECVVFEDAVAGIEAARRGGMKAVGVGDPEVLAEADWVVRSLAECLPTGGASEGSSEEKKLDSSPEGVYNSDTKCNVKPF, encoded by the coding sequence ATGTCGCGCATAGAAGGTTTCGAACCGGAGAGAGATCTCCTCCCGTGGTGCAAAGGAGCCATCTTCGATCTCGATGGGGTTATCGTGGACACCGCACGGTACCACTATCTCGCGTGGAGGAGACTGGCCGAGGAACTCGGCTTCGAGTTCACTCCTGAACACAACGAGCGGCTCAAGGGAGTGAGCAGGATGCGCTCGCTCGAGATACTCCTCGAGGTGGGAGGTATCTCCGTGAGTCCCGAGGAGAAGCAGCAGCTCGCGGAGAAAAAGAACCACTGGTACGTGGAGTACATCTCCGCCCTCACCCCCGATGCGCTTCTCCCCGGCGCCCGCGAGTTTCTCACGTGGTTGCGGGAGCGGGGGGTGAAGATCGCCCTCGGTTCTGCGAGCAAGAATGCGCCCCTCATCCTCGACCGGCTCGGGATAACGGGGCTCTTCGATGCGGTGGTGGACGGTACCATGGTGGAGAAGGCCAAACCCGATCCGGAGGTCTTCCTCAAGGGGGCCGGCCTCATGGACGTGGATCCAAGGGAGTGTGTGGTGTTCGAGGATGCGGTGGCTGGGATCGAGGCGGCACGACGGGGGGGGATGAAGGCAGTAGGAGTGGGCGATCCTGAGGTACTCGCAGAAGCCGACTGGGTCGTGCGGTCACTCGCCGAGTGCCTTCCCACGGGGGGAGCATCCGAAGGGAGCTCGGAAGAGAAAAAACTTGACAGCTCGCCGGAGGGGGTCTACAATAGTGACACCAAGTGTAACGTTAAACCTTTCTAG
- a CDS encoding glycoside hydrolase family 65 protein has translation MGWYLEHNEVPSDRERILQLGVTYAVANGYMGYRGTLEEYTADQFVACNLNGVYDRVGEKWRESVNAPNPLYAAVSVDDESYSVVDRAPAFHCQKLDFRYGLHRRKTSWKAGGQAVTVHVERFASMDDVHLLAMSYTVKVSTGGRIVVRTGIDGRVWDLNGPHLHIYDRGVKGDAIYLASLTQELHIPVVVAEICRRDFPAEERIVTTGEGIYRDFTFDADPQSEYTFWKFAVIYHGMETEEDVFRLALDAVGKAAQTGYDGLLKAHKRVWDRMWKTSDVKIEGDPEAQKALRYSIYQLLSCAPRHTDRLSIPARGLSSQTYKGAVFWDTEMFMFPFFLATQPGIARNLLGYRIHTLEGARRKAREYGYVGAFYAWESQETGDDACSHFNVVDVFTGRPLRTYFRDKQIHVNAAIVKAFRDYVERTGDERVLLEGGAEVILECARFYLSYLYYSPYWERYEVLDVTGPDEYHERVHNNAYTNRMVKYTLETARWVEDRLGEAYPDAWVELKERLGWEREAMLMEDVAARLYVPDPDPETGVMEQFSGYFKLEDCPLKEVRSRLLDPREYWGGDLGVATHTQIIKQADVVLLLALFPHEYSREVMRANWEYYEPRTEHGSSLSHYAYGLVACHLDMPERAYPFFMKSATIDITGSSKQFAGLIYIGGAHLGACGGSWILAVRGFGGYQGDGILTPRLPSTWKALEFTVYEGGTPRTYRVTPEGTTCRA, from the coding sequence ATGGGCTGGTATCTTGAGCACAACGAGGTGCCGTCAGACCGGGAGCGGATCCTCCAGCTCGGTGTCACCTATGCCGTGGCGAACGGCTACATGGGCTACCGGGGAACCCTGGAGGAGTACACGGCCGACCAGTTCGTGGCGTGCAACCTGAATGGGGTGTACGACCGGGTGGGGGAGAAGTGGCGGGAATCGGTGAATGCGCCCAATCCGCTCTACGCCGCCGTTTCGGTAGACGACGAGTCCTATTCGGTGGTGGATCGAGCTCCGGCCTTCCACTGCCAGAAGCTCGACTTCCGCTACGGACTCCACCGGAGGAAGACCTCGTGGAAGGCGGGAGGGCAGGCCGTCACCGTGCACGTGGAGCGTTTCGCGAGCATGGACGACGTGCACCTGCTCGCCATGTCCTATACGGTGAAGGTGAGCACAGGGGGAAGGATAGTCGTTCGAACCGGGATTGACGGCCGCGTGTGGGACCTGAACGGTCCGCACCTCCACATCTATGACCGGGGAGTGAAGGGGGATGCGATATACCTCGCATCCCTCACCCAGGAACTCCATATTCCGGTGGTGGTGGCCGAGATCTGCAGACGGGATTTCCCGGCAGAGGAGCGGATCGTCACCACCGGGGAGGGGATCTACCGGGATTTCACCTTCGATGCCGACCCGCAGAGCGAATACACCTTCTGGAAGTTCGCGGTGATCTATCACGGAATGGAGACGGAGGAAGACGTCTTTCGCCTTGCTCTGGATGCGGTGGGCAAGGCGGCGCAGACGGGGTACGATGGCCTCCTCAAGGCCCATAAGAGGGTGTGGGACCGAATGTGGAAGACCTCCGACGTGAAGATAGAGGGCGACCCTGAGGCCCAGAAGGCCCTCAGGTACAGTATCTACCAGCTCTTGAGCTGTGCTCCCCGGCACACCGACAGGCTCTCCATCCCGGCCCGGGGACTCTCGAGCCAGACCTACAAGGGGGCGGTGTTCTGGGACACGGAGATGTTCATGTTCCCCTTCTTCCTGGCGACGCAGCCCGGGATCGCCCGCAACCTCCTCGGCTACCGCATACACACCCTCGAGGGGGCGAGGCGGAAGGCCCGCGAATACGGATACGTCGGCGCCTTCTATGCGTGGGAGAGCCAGGAAACAGGCGACGATGCGTGTTCGCACTTCAACGTGGTGGACGTGTTCACAGGTCGTCCCCTTCGTACCTATTTCAGAGACAAGCAGATACACGTAAACGCCGCCATAGTGAAGGCCTTCCGCGACTATGTGGAACGTACGGGCGATGAGCGGGTGCTGCTCGAGGGCGGGGCCGAGGTGATCCTGGAGTGTGCCCGCTTCTACCTCTCGTACCTGTATTACAGTCCCTATTGGGAACGTTACGAGGTTCTCGATGTGACGGGTCCCGACGAGTACCACGAGCGGGTGCACAACAATGCCTACACCAACCGGATGGTGAAGTACACCCTGGAGACCGCCCGATGGGTGGAAGACCGGCTTGGGGAGGCGTACCCCGACGCGTGGGTCGAACTGAAGGAGCGCCTCGGGTGGGAACGGGAGGCGATGCTGATGGAAGACGTGGCGGCCCGCCTTTACGTGCCTGATCCCGATCCCGAGACAGGAGTGATGGAGCAGTTCTCGGGATACTTCAAGCTCGAGGATTGTCCGCTCAAGGAAGTGAGATCCAGGCTCCTCGATCCCCGGGAATACTGGGGCGGTGACCTCGGCGTCGCCACCCACACCCAGATCATCAAACAGGCCGACGTGGTCCTCCTCCTCGCCCTCTTTCCCCATGAGTATTCCCGGGAGGTGATGAGGGCCAATTGGGAATACTACGAGCCCCGCACCGAACACGGGTCGAGTCTGAGCCACTACGCTTATGGCCTCGTGGCCTGTCATCTGGATATGCCGGAGCGGGCGTATCCCTTCTTCATGAAGAGTGCCACCATCGACATTACAGGGTCCTCGAAGCAGTTCGCCGGGCTCATCTACATAGGCGGGGCGCACCTCGGTGCCTGCGGGGGAAGCTGGATCCTCGCAGTCCGGGGGTTTGGTGGGTACCAGGGCGATGGAATACTCACCCCCCGACTTCCTTCTACGTGGAAGGCCCTTGAGTTCACCGTGTATGAAGGCGGTACGCCGCGGACATATCGAGTAACACCGGAGGGAACGACATGTCGCGCATAG